ATGCCCTGGCCAGGCTGGCGGACAAGCTGGAACTTCCGCTGGTGGACCTGGCAGTCGGCTTCGCGCTGAACCACCCGGCTGTCAGCAGTGTGATCATTGGGCCGCGGAGCGAGGAGCACCTGCACGCCTACCTGAAGGCTGCGGACACGGTGCTGGACGAATCCGTGCTGGATGCCATCGACGAGCTGGTGCCCCCGGGCACCAATTTCGTGGAGCGGGACGCCGGCGCCGTGGTCCCCTCCCTGGAGTATGCGGAGCTCCGGCGAAGGTAGCTGGCGGAAAGCCCTTACCCTGAGCAACCAAGTGGGCTACGGTGAAAACCATGGAATTCAGATACCTCGGCAACAGCGGCTTCAAGATCTCCGAAATCACTTTCGGCAACTGGCTCACGCACGGCTCCCAGGTGGAGAACGACGTGGCCACCCAGTGCGTGCGGACGGCACTGGACGCGGGCATCAGCACGTTCGACACCGCGGACGTCTACGCCAACACGGCGGCGGAGAAGGTACTGGGCGAGGCCTTGAAGGACGAGCGCCGGGAGTCCCTGGAAATCTTCACCAAGGTGTTCGGCCCCACCGGACCCAAGGGCCACAATGATGTGGGGCTGTCCCGCAAGCACATCATGGAGTCCATCAACGGTTCCCTGACACGCCTCCAGACCGACTACGTGGACCTTTACCAGGCCCACCGCTACGACTACGAGACGCCGCTGGAAGAAACCATGCAGGCGTTCGCGGACATTGTCCGGCAGGGCAAGGCACTGTACATCGGCGTCAGCGAATGGACGGCGGACCAGATCAGGGACGGCCACGCCCTCGCCAAGGACCTGGGGTTCCAGCTGATCTCCAACCAGCCGCAGTACTCCATGCTGTGGCGGGTCATCGAAGCCGAAGTGGTCCCGACATCCGAAGAGCTGGGCCTGTCCCAGATCGTCTGGTCCCCCATGGCCCAGGGCGTGCTGAGCGGCAAGTACCGGCCAGGGAAGCCGGCCCCGGAAGGAAGCCGCGCCACGGACTCCAAGGGCGGCGCCCGGATGATCGAACGCTGGATGTCCGACGATGTCCTGAGCGGAGTTCAGCAGCTCAAGCCGATCGCGGAGGAGGCCGGGCTGACCATGGCCCAGTTGAGCATCGCATGGGTGCTGCAGAACAAGAACGTGGCCTCGGCGATCATGGGCGCGTCCCGTCCCGAGCAGATTGCCGGCAATGTGGCGGCCGCCGGCGTCAAGCTGGACCAGGCCATCATGGACAAGATCGACGACGCCATCGGCTCGCTGGCTGAACGGGACCCGGCCCAGACCAAGTCGCCCGCCTCCCGGGAGGCCTAGCCATGGCGGCCGGGGACCTTCCCGATCTGGCCGTCACCGGATCCACCGGGCAGCTCGGCAGGCTCGTCGCCGGGATCCTCGCCGACGCCGGACTGCCGCAGCGGCTGCTGGTGCGCGACGCCGCACGGGCGCCTGATCTTCCGGGCGCAGTGCCGGTGGTCTCCACGTACGGCGATCCGGTGCTGGCAGCGGCCTCCCTGGCGGGCGTGAAAACGCTGTTCATGGTGTCCGCCGCGGAGGCGGAGGACAGGCTCCAGACGCATTTCGCGTTCGTTGACGCGGCTGCCGCGGCCGGGGTTGAGCATGTGGTGTACACGTCCTTTTTCGGCGCGTCCGCGGACTGCACGTTCACGCTGGGCAGGGATCATTACGCCACCGAGGAGCGGATCAAGGCCTCCGGGATGAAGTACACGTTGCTGCGGGACAACTTTTACCTCGACTTCCTGCCGTTGCTCACCGGAGAAGACGGCGTCATCCGGGGCCCGGCGGGCGACGGCGTCATGGCTGCCGTGACCCGCGCGGACATCGCCCGGTGCGCCGCGGCGGTGCTGGGTGACCCGGCACTGCACGTGGGCCGGACCTATAACCTGACCGGACCGGAGGACATTTCGCTGCAGCGGGCCGCGGAGCTTCTTACCGCCGGTACCGGGCGGACTGTCAGGTACCACAATGAAACCGTGGAGGAGGCCTATGCGTCCCGCGCGTCCTACGGTGCCCCGGCCTGGCAGGTGGACGCCTGGGTAAGCACGTACACGGCCATAGCCAACGGCGAACTGGCCGGGCCGACGTCGGACGTTCATGTCCTTACGGGCAGGGAACCCCAGGGTCTCGCGGCCTTCCTCGAGGAGGCGCATCACCTCTAACGCTCACGCTTGACGCACCGGCGGCAGCGGCGTAGACCTGTGCCATGACGAAGCAGATTTCCCGGCGCCGTCAGTCCGTGAAGCCCGCGGCGCACTCAGGAGAGCCCACCCACGGTCCGCTCACCGCAGAGGAACTGCAGCTGGCCGTCAGGAACCATTCGATGCCATTGGAGGCCTTGCGGGAGGCCACCACACCGCCGGGGCTGCACTACGTCCTGACGCACTTCGACATCCCGTTCATTGACGCCGACTCCTGGCACCTGCGGATCGGCGGTGCCGTGCAGCGCGCCGTCGAGATCAACCTCCGGGCGCTTCGCCGGGACCCGACCATCAGCATTCCGGTCACGCTGGAGTGCGCCGGCAACGGCCGCTCGCTGCTGCATCCGCGGCCGCTGAGCCAGCCGTGGCGGCTCGAGGGCGTGGGAACGGCGGAGTGGACCGGGGTTCCGCTCGCGTACCTGCTGGCCCAGGCCGGCGTTGACGAGGACGCCGTCGAAGTGGTGTTCACCGGCGCCGACGCCGGCATCCAGGGCGGAGTCCGGCAGACGTATGCGCGCAGCCTTCCGATCAAGGAGGCGATGCGCCCCGATGTCGTCCTGGCGTATGAGATGAACGGTCGCGAGCTGCCGCCGCAGCACGGCTACCCCCTGCGCCTTGTGGTCCCTGGCTGGTACGGCATGGCCAGCGTGAAGTGGCTGGAGTCCATTCAGGTGCTGACCCATCCGTTCGAGGGATTCCAGCAGTCGGTGGCGTACCGCTACCAGAAGGACGCGGACGACGCCGGCACTCCGGTCTCCCGGATCAAGGTGCGTTCGCTGATGATTCCGCCGGGCATCCCGGACTTCTTCACCCGCAGCAGGGTCCTCTCCGCCGGCCCGGTCATGCTTACGGGCAGGGCCTGGTCCGGTGAAGGCTCCGTGGTCCGCGTGGAAGTGGGGATTGACGGGAAATGGGTGACCGCGCACCTCGGACACCCGGCGGGGCCGTTTGCCTGGTGCGAATGGACGCTGCCGTGGGTGGCGGACCGGGGCGAGCATGAGCTCGCTTGCCGGGCCACCGACGCCACGGGATCAACGCAGCCGCTGGAGCAGGTCTGGAACTACCAGGGCATGGGCAACAACGTGGTGCAGCGCGTGAAGGTGAGCGTCGAGTAGCCCTGCCCCGCGTCAGCAGCCTTCGAAGTCGCTCAGGACCTTGACCTTGCCCGCCGAGGCGGATGCGGGGTCGAAGGTGTAGCCCAGCCACTCCCGGGCGAGCCGGCGGGCGAGCTCCACACCCACCACGCGCTGGCCCATTGTGAGCACCTGGCAGTCGTTGGACAGCACCGAGCGTTCCACCGAGAAGGAGTCGTGGGCCGTGGCTGCCCGGATTCCCTCCACCTTGTTCGCGGCGATGGCTACGCCGATGCCGGTGCCGCAGAACAGGATGGCCCGGTCGGCCAGGCCGTCCTTGATCATTTCCCCGGCGGCGATCCCCACGTACGGGTACGGGGTGGTGAACTTCTCGGGGGCATCACTGCGGTTGACGCCAATGTCGATGATTTCGCTGACCCGGGGGTCCTTCCGCAGGTCCTCCATGATCCGTTCCTTGTAGTCCACGCCGGCTTCATCGGCGCCCAGGATGAGTCGGATACCCACGGCCTGTCCTTCCCTGGTCATGACGGTGTTCCGGCGGGCTGGCGGGGTGGAACCGGCGCTGCAAGGTGCGCCCCCATCACGGTGAAGATCATGGCCAGTGATGTGGCACCGGGGTCCGCCGTGCCAACGCTCTTTTCCGCGAGGGGCCGGGCGCGGCCTTTGAGCGGCCGCAGGGAGGCGGTGGCTTCCGCTGCCGCCGTGGACACCGCAGCGGCTTCGGCCCATGCCGCTTCGGCTGCCGCCGCGTGGCTGCCGCCGTCGGCCACCAGCCGGCTGAACGTCTCTGTGAAGGGCAGCAGGGCGTCCACCATGGTCTTGTCCCCGATGTCCGCCTTGCCGAGGCCGGTGATCCGTGCCGAGAATGCCGCGACAGCCGCGGCCAGTTCCGAAGGTCCCGGAGCCAGCTGGTTGCCGAGGGCTTCGCCGAAGGACCGCAGGCCTGCACCCCACAGCACGCCGGAGGTTCCGCCTGCCTTGTCAGCCCAGGCGTCCCCGGCGGCCGAAAGAACCGCGCCTGCTCCGGCACCGCGGGGCAAGGCGTTCCCGGCTGCAGCCACGGCCGCGTCGATACCGCGGACCATCCCGCGCCCGTGGTCTCCATCGCCCGCGACAGCGTCCATGTCCCCCAGCCTCGCTTCAGCCGCGTGCAGTGAGTCCCGGGCGGCAGCGAGCGCCGCCAGGCAGCTGGCCGCGTAGCCGCGCGACTCTTCGGTGGCTTCGAAGGCAGCGGGCGCGGCGGTGCCGTCTGACGCATGTTCCGCCATCAGGTCGCCGGACTGCAGGGCGGCGTTGCCCCGCCGGTAGGCCGGCGTTTCAGCCGGCGCAGTCCACAGCGGCTCAAGTTCCTCGTCCAGCCAGGTGATCGTGAGGGAGACACCGGACATGTCCAGGCTGGTGACCAGTTCTCCCACCTCCGGCATGACCAGCGTGTAGCCGGCGGCACGGAGCAGCGGGGCAACGGTGAGCCAGAGGACAAAGAGTTCCTCGTGCTTGGTGGAGCCCAGGCCGTTGAGGATGACGGCGATGCGGTCGCCCGCACCGTGCGGTGTCTCCGCCAACAGCCGGGAGACGAATTCCTGGCCCAGCTCCTTGGCGGGCGGCAGTTCGGTGTCGAACAGGCCGGGTTCGCCGTGGATGCCCAGGCCGAGACCCATCTGACGGTCCTTGAGGGTGAACAGCGGAGCCTCGGCGCCAGGGAACGTGCAGCCGTTGAAGGCACTGCCGATGGTTCGGGTCAGGCTGTTGGCCTTCCGGCCCAGGCGCACGACGTCGGCCAGGCCGGCTCCCGCCTCCGCGGCGGCGCCCATGATTTTGAAGACGGTGAAGTCGCCCGCGATGCCGCGGCGTTTCTCCGCTTCCGACGGCGGGGCACTGGCGACGTCGTCCGTCACCAAGACGTTTTCCACCTGGATTCCCTCTGCGGCGAGCCGTTCGCTGGCCATGCCGAAGTTCAGGACGTCCCCGGCGTAGTTGCCGTAGGTGAACACCACACCCGCGCCGGAGTCCGCCGCCTTCGCCACGGCGTAGACCTGCTGCGCGGACGGCGAGGTGAAGATGTTGCCCACCACGGCGCCGTCGGCCAGTCCGGTACCGATCAGGCCGGCGAAGGCCGGGTAGTGGCCGGAGCCGCCGCCGGCAAGGACGGCCACCTTGGGTTTGGCAGGGCGTTGGCGGCGCACGGCCCCGCCGGGAACCTGGCGAACCAGGCCTGCGTGGACGTCGCAGAAACCGGCGAGGGCTTCCTCGGCGAAATCGGACGGATCGTTGAAAATTCTGGTCATGGTGGGCTCTCCAGGCTGCGCTCGGTCTTCTGAATGGCGAGACTGCTAGTGGATGTGGCTTCCGCCGTTGATGTCGATGGTGGTTCCCGTGAGGTAGGCCGATTCCTCGGAGGACAGGAATGTGATGACGGCGGCGATTTCCTCGGTGGTGGCGTTGCGGCCCAGGGGGATGCCGGCGTTGATGGCGGCCTCCTGCTCCTCGGTGCTGCCCACGCGGATGTTGGTGTCCACGGCGCCCGGGGTGATCGCGTTGACGGTCACGCCGGTGGCGCCGATTTCGCGGGCGAGCGCCTTGGTGAAGCCCAGGATGGCTGCCTTGGCGGCGGAGTAGGGGACCTTGCCGAAGACGCCGCCGCCGCGCTGCGCGGAGACGGAGGACATGTTCACAATCCGGCCCCAGCCGCTGGCAATCATGTCCGGCAGGAAGGCCTTGGTGACCAGGTAGGTTCCGGTGGCGTTGACGTCCATCACCTTGTGCCAGAGCTCCAGGGTGGTTTCCAGGAACGGCACCGGCGAGGTGATGCCGGCAATGTTGGCCAGCGCGCCCACGGGGGGAAGGTTGCCGGCGGCGACTTCTGCGGCGACGGCTGCATAGGCGGCGTTGACGGAGCCCTCATTGGCGACGTCGATCTCGTGGCCGAAGGCGGGGACGTTGAACTCGTTGCCGATTTCGGCGGCGACCTTGGCGGATTTCTCGCCGTCGAGGTCCAGGATCACCACCGCCCAGCCCTGGTTGGCGTAGCGGCGTGCGGTGGTGATGCCGATGCCGCGGTCCGAAGTGGCCCCCGTGAGGACGGCGGTGCGCTGGATGGTGGTGCTCATGGTGGTGCTCCTTGGGTTGCTTGGTGGTGGTTCGGGTAAGGCTGTGCTCTAGATAAGGTCTGTGATGAAGCTGGCTGCCTTGGCGGCGGCCGCGGGGCGTTCGTCGTGGGTGACGTCCCGGGTTTCGAGTTCCAGCGAGAAGTGGCCGGTGTAGCCGCGCGCTGCGAGCGAGCGCAGCCCGGCGGCAAAGTCCGCCTGGCCGCTTCCGATGCTGAGGTTGATGTTTCCCGGAACGGCGTCCCTGATGTGGACGTGGGTAATC
Above is a window of Arthrobacter sp. FB24 DNA encoding:
- a CDS encoding SDR family NAD(P)-dependent oxidoreductase, which gives rise to MSTTIQRTAVLTGATSDRGIGITTARRYANQGWAVVILDLDGEKSAKVAAEIGNEFNVPAFGHEIDVANEGSVNAAYAAVAAEVAAGNLPPVGALANIAGITSPVPFLETTLELWHKVMDVNATGTYLVTKAFLPDMIASGWGRIVNMSSVSAQRGGGVFGKVPYSAAKAAILGFTKALAREIGATGVTVNAITPGAVDTNIRVGSTEEQEAAINAGIPLGRNATTEEIAAVITFLSSEESAYLTGTTIDINGGSHIH
- a CDS encoding SDR family oxidoreductase yields the protein MAAGDLPDLAVTGSTGQLGRLVAGILADAGLPQRLLVRDAARAPDLPGAVPVVSTYGDPVLAAASLAGVKTLFMVSAAEAEDRLQTHFAFVDAAAAAGVEHVVYTSFFGASADCTFTLGRDHYATEERIKASGMKYTLLRDNFYLDFLPLLTGEDGVIRGPAGDGVMAAVTRADIARCAAAVLGDPALHVGRTYNLTGPEDISLQRAAELLTAGTGRTVRYHNETVEEAYASRASYGAPAWQVDAWVSTYTAIANGELAGPTSDVHVLTGREPQGLAAFLEEAHHL
- a CDS encoding aldo/keto reductase family protein: MEFRYLGNSGFKISEITFGNWLTHGSQVENDVATQCVRTALDAGISTFDTADVYANTAAEKVLGEALKDERRESLEIFTKVFGPTGPKGHNDVGLSRKHIMESINGSLTRLQTDYVDLYQAHRYDYETPLEETMQAFADIVRQGKALYIGVSEWTADQIRDGHALAKDLGFQLISNQPQYSMLWRVIEAEVVPTSEELGLSQIVWSPMAQGVLSGKYRPGKPAPEGSRATDSKGGARMIERWMSDDVLSGVQQLKPIAEEAGLTMAQLSIAWVLQNKNVASAIMGASRPEQIAGNVAAAGVKLDQAIMDKIDDAIGSLAERDPAQTKSPASREA
- a CDS encoding dihydroxyacetone kinase family protein, whose protein sequence is MTRIFNDPSDFAEEALAGFCDVHAGLVRQVPGGAVRRQRPAKPKVAVLAGGGSGHYPAFAGLIGTGLADGAVVGNIFTSPSAQQVYAVAKAADSGAGVVFTYGNYAGDVLNFGMASERLAAEGIQVENVLVTDDVASAPPSEAEKRRGIAGDFTVFKIMGAAAEAGAGLADVVRLGRKANSLTRTIGSAFNGCTFPGAEAPLFTLKDRQMGLGLGIHGEPGLFDTELPPAKELGQEFVSRLLAETPHGAGDRIAVILNGLGSTKHEELFVLWLTVAPLLRAAGYTLVMPEVGELVTSLDMSGVSLTITWLDEELEPLWTAPAETPAYRRGNAALQSGDLMAEHASDGTAAPAAFEATEESRGYAASCLAALAAARDSLHAAEARLGDMDAVAGDGDHGRGMVRGIDAAVAAAGNALPRGAGAGAVLSAAGDAWADKAGGTSGVLWGAGLRSFGEALGNQLAPGPSELAAAVAAFSARITGLGKADIGDKTMVDALLPFTETFSRLVADGGSHAAAAEAAWAEAAAVSTAAAEATASLRPLKGRARPLAEKSVGTADPGATSLAMIFTVMGAHLAAPVPPRQPAGTPS
- a CDS encoding ribose-5-phosphate isomerase, which codes for MTREGQAVGIRLILGADEAGVDYKERIMEDLRKDPRVSEIIDIGVNRSDAPEKFTTPYPYVGIAAGEMIKDGLADRAILFCGTGIGVAIAANKVEGIRAATAHDSFSVERSVLSNDCQVLTMGQRVVGVELARRLAREWLGYTFDPASASAGKVKVLSDFEGC
- a CDS encoding sulfite oxidase, yielding MTKQISRRRQSVKPAAHSGEPTHGPLTAEELQLAVRNHSMPLEALREATTPPGLHYVLTHFDIPFIDADSWHLRIGGAVQRAVEINLRALRRDPTISIPVTLECAGNGRSLLHPRPLSQPWRLEGVGTAEWTGVPLAYLLAQAGVDEDAVEVVFTGADAGIQGGVRQTYARSLPIKEAMRPDVVLAYEMNGRELPPQHGYPLRLVVPGWYGMASVKWLESIQVLTHPFEGFQQSVAYRYQKDADDAGTPVSRIKVRSLMIPPGIPDFFTRSRVLSAGPVMLTGRAWSGEGSVVRVEVGIDGKWVTAHLGHPAGPFAWCEWTLPWVADRGEHELACRATDATGSTQPLEQVWNYQGMGNNVVQRVKVSVE